The DNA region TTGCAGCTTTGATTTCACAAAATATCAACAATATCAATTCATTCTGGATGGTATGACTAAGATAATGGTAACGAATCTCATTTTTTTGAAAACGTTGAAGATGTTTCTTTATCGGTGGATCAGATTCAGCCATCATTTGAACAAGGCCCATAAAATTTCCATTGCTTTCTTCATAAAGCGTATCGTTTGTTCCACGAAATGCCAAAGTCTATTTAGCTAGATATTTCACAATGGAAATCAACATTCGTAGTAACTCCCTCCAATgccctttttctttcttgatttGGTTCTGCACATCTTTGTcaattgtttcattttttttccaatcAAAGACGCAAATCAATCCAAGTGGTCATGTTCGAGATGTGATCAGAACTGATTTCATGCTCTTTAAGCCTCACACTGAGATGTGTCCAATCTTTGTAGCCCTCATTTGCTAATTGACCTTTGAGATGCCCTTTCTTAAACAATTTGCAACAAAAACAGAACACTTTATCAATATCTTTTGAATGCACTAGCCAATCTCTATCATGTTTCTCTCTATTGGACAAGTATCAAATGTAAAAGGCTGCATTAAAACGCCTATTAAACTGATCTTTAGGACCTTTCTCAATTGATAGATCTCTTACAGGATCTTTTTCTACTAACAAATCAATCCATTTGGGATCAAGACTATCCCAAATTTGAGGATCATAAACGTTCGAGGGAATGGACTCACTCGGTTGTCCAGTGAAGACATTATGAGCATCATCATAATTATCAATCTCTTCAAGAATgtcatcaatttcatcatggCCCAAATCATCAACTAATTTCTCATTGTCAATGTGTTGTTCATTAACTAAATCATCCACCGAACTTTGTGgttctttttctttaacaaaaaacctaTCAATAGCTCATTTTTTAGACTGAGTCAACTGTTCaacccttctttttctttgatgcTTCAAGTAGCCAGATGAATATTTTCTAGTAAGTGTCATCTTTTATATCTCAAACAAGATCacaattaaattataataagTATGAACAATAAAACCTGATAGTCCGCAATGTGTGTGCGTCTAGTATTTTTTGCGATTGCTCCCTCTTGTTGTGATGATTACTTGATTAATTTCTATGAGTTTTGCCCTGAAAAGTATAcaagaaaaaaattcattatAGATGAGAAATAcctaaattttcaaatttcaacttcatatacttaaatttataaattacttACTTTAATCGAAGTCTGCATCATTTTGATCACTTGAACTGTCTTCGTAATTTGAAAATTTCTATTCAATTGGATGAAATTATGAACTAGGGTTTAGTGGTTTGTGGGGGGAAAAAGCAGTGGAGAGAGAACTCGGATGCAATGGGAGGGATGAGGcgtcaaaggaaaaaaaaaagactcttAAGTCTCTGATTAGACTTTAGCGtgaaaaataaggaaaaaagtGAGATATagttttataaaatatataatttcataaggAATTGATGGGTGTGTGGGATTATAGGCATGTAGCCAGTAGTATTGTGGGCCTACtcctattatatatattatatctaTTGTGTTGGTTAGATTTTTATATGATATTTTTATATAACtacatttaatataaaattattcTGGGGGCCCCTCAAATTTTGGGACCCTATGCAAAGGAACCTATCAGACTCCTCCAAAGCCGGCACTGGGTTTGAGATCTCGTCGGAGTCACTACACCGTGACTGCACAGTGTCGAGGGATGAGAATGAGTGAGAGTGGGATGTGaaggagaaaaggaaagggTCCTGGTGGCAGCAATGGTGGTGTGATGGTTGTAGTGTGTGTGCTGGTTGCATCAGAGGGAAGAGAACCGAGAGAGATATATAGACAGACACTAGTACATAACAGCATATTTACCACGTCAATTCCATCACGGGCATCAACAACTCGTGGTAGAAACTATTCAATTACCACGGTCAAGTGTCGCTCGTGGTAGATAACATTAATCCACCACGGTTAGATTCCGGCCCGTTGTTAAAAGTGAATAATCTACAACGGTTTTTAATTCCGTGATGGAATATCAAAACCACCACGCGATATGCTCGTAGTGGTTACTTCAAACGACCACACCGCCTTTTGAAAATTCACCACGCCATCGGCCCGTGGTggatgtttttatgtttttttttaaatatatttagaaTCATTATATTATTGATTATTTATTACTATATTGATTATTGATTGCAACAAAAAATTTctttcataatttattatttattattatatttgaaATACTACACTTTTGTTTAACTTTTAAATCCGATAATATCCAATAGTCCTAATTAAAAGTGATGCGGAGAATTTCAATCAATAAATGACATGGTTACAAATAATGATAAATAAAATCTACAAAACGTGGGAGGGAGGCAAGGAGACCTCCATTGCTTTTGTGACTACCCAGAACACCCAAATTTTGGTTTGTCTTCATTGCGATTTgaccaaaacaaataaaaagtgaTAATTACAATTCAAGAACtatgtaaaataaaaatagaactatatatttaaaatttaagataTCAAAATTTTACCATAATTACAACATAAAAACTTCTatgtataattttatttaaatttattagccCATTAGTGGGTGTTGCGCCGTATCAGAGTCCCAATATACTTTTAGTTTTATGGCTATAAGAGAGTCCCAATGATGATATAATTGTAAAACAACTAACATATAATAAAGgttaatataatttttattggaaagaaaacttaattaaaaacCCACTAAGCGAGGAAACTGCCGTTCAAGTTCCCACCAGTTGCTTGCAGTTATATTTGGTTATCCCCTCAATCCTTCtcttcacatccttctttttttctAGGACGCAAAAGATTATTCACTGATCTCTCTATataaatttggtatgaattgaGTGGTCTTGTAGTTGCATTTGGCTCTTTTGCGATACTCTCACGATCTCTCAAGCTCTCAGCCCTCTCACTATCTCTTTCTCTCAGTGAGTTTGATTTGgattgtctttctctttcaggTTGGAATCTCGGTTTCAGACTATATAGTCTTGATTCTGGTATGTCAGTTTCGTAGGGTTTCTTTCTACGAATTTTCTTGGTGTTATTTCATCATTTTTCCGCAAATTTCAACCCTATCTATTCTCCATAAGTTCTCTCGTTGTTTAGGGTTTTTTCGTTTTTTCTATGTTTTACTTCATCACTAATTGCTAATATTGTTGGAGGATTTTTTGTAATCGGAGCTATTCCAATTAGTAcgctggctttttttttttttttgtcatttgttATCACTGATGATTTATAATGTAATTGTTGTTTTGGGATTTTGAGGAGGTGCGTTGATGATGTGCCATCAATGTCAGAGGAACAACAAGGATTGGGTAGTTCGCTGTAAAGAGTGTAAGAGGAAACGATTTTGTATTCCTGATCTGCTATATATTGCTTTAATATTTCTGATTATAACTTACTAAAGATCGATGTTGGGTTCGTAGAATCCAGTAAATGATATTTGATTTGGTTTCAAAAGGAGAAAGGGGTTACAATTTACATTCTTATCTGGTTGGTGATAGAATAATGTGCATTTGGTCTTGAAAACTTCTTGAATGGAGGATGCTGTATCTAGTACAATTGCTTGGCTATCAAAGTACGTTCGAGTTGGAGAGTAATTTTAGTTCGTACTTACACTAGAAAATGGTACTTTGACACTACATAGATAGTACTTTATGACTTCTGTTTATGTATTCATTAGGCACTACATGGATAGTACTTTATGACTTCCGTTTATGTATTCATTTGGAAACtcaagtatttttaaattatgttataatattatcaagtattttttatgtgcTTATTATATTGTAGTAAATATGCAATTTTGTTGGTTATTCTAtactaaaatatataaatacagatatatatatatatatatatatatttgttaaataatttttttttaattttggaaaataatttatcACGGGCATTAGCTATGGTTAACTAGTAATCGACAACGGTCATAGCACGTGGTGTTAGATCTCAATCTACCACGGGTACAATTCGTGGTTATATTGCAGTTGACAACGGGCATAGCTCGTGGTAGAAAATGAGACTTTTTATCACATCCATAATACTAACGGGCACAGTGTCCGTGGTGGATTGCAATTTATCACGGGCATTAGATGTGGTTAATTAGTAATCGACAACGGTCATAGCACGTGGTGTTAGATCTCAATCTACCACGGGTACAATTCGTGGTTATATTGCAGTTGACAATGGGCATAGCTCGTGGTAGAAAATGAGACTTTTTATCACATCCAGAATACTAACGGGCACAGTGTCCGTGGTGGATTGCAATTTATCACGGGCATTCACCGTGATAGATGAGCTTTTTTCTTctagtgagagagagatagagcaCGGGGGAGGAGAAAGGAAAAGGCTCCAAATAAAAGGTGCCACATGTCACCTATGTAGTGGTCCAAAAAGGTTAGATATTTCCATTACAAATTTACCAAAACGCCGCcacgtttaaaaaaaaaaaattcgttacAAGTCATTACAAGTTATGGCAAGGTTGGTGACAATTCTTTTGGATTGCAAGATTTGTTATGGAGCATGAATTTACTATTTCAAGAATAAGAAAATATCCAAGTATTTTTTCGTTGACCTTCCACCTTCCTTCTGTTTCCTTCCACATTCATTCCACCTTCCTTCTATTTCCTTCCACCTTCCACCTTTTCTCCCTGGTTCCTTCCTTCCACCTTTTCTCCCTGGTTCCTTCCTTCCACCTTCCTTCCACATTCCTTCCACCTTTTCTCCCTGGTTCCTTCCTTCCACCTTCCTTCCACCTTTTCTCCCTGGTTCCTTCCTTCCACATTCCTTCCACCTTCCTTCTATTTCCTTCCACCTTCCACCTTCCACCTCATTCCTTCCACCTTTTCTACTTGGTTCCTTCCTTCCACCTTCCTTCCACATTCCTTCCACCTTCCTTCCACCTTTTCTCCCTGGTTCCTTCCTTCCACCTTCCTTCTGTTTCATTCCTTCCATCTTTTCCCTGGTTCCTTCCTTCCACCTTTTCCCCCTGTTTCCTTCCTCATTTTCCCATTTTTTCGCTTTCCCCTTCCTTCCACCTCCACGCTCCTCAATCCGAATCAGCTTTGTCCTTCATCGACTCTGCAATCTGGATCGGCTTTCACCGCAATTATACAAGTTGATaccgtttgatttattcaatccgcCAACTGACTACAAAAAAATCTCAATTCATAATGCACTGAAAAGATAAGAAGTAAGCAAAATAGATTATGACTATCCTAGTATATTTTAAAACTCCCAACACTTAGATACAAAAAGCTACATAGACGAGGTTGTACGAGcacataaaaatttagaaaCTACTTCCTTGGCAGTGGATAAGAAACCACTTTCTAAATAAAAAGCCGAGTTACCAGCTTCCAACCattaaaaagaggtgtgtgagaagatAAAAATTGTGTGAGGATCACTTTCCTAACATTTTTGGTAGAGCGAGAGAAGGTCCTTTTATTTGATGCCCAagcttggagaagttcttctcCATAAAAATCACCTTTCTGAAAGCACTCATCACCAACAGTATAACCAGTGCTTGAAGAACCCCTTCCATCATCACTTGTAGTTGTGTAGGTCCTCACTGTCCCTTGTGTGATGAATAACATCTTATCAAATGGTTCCCCCTTTCGAATAATAAAGGTGTCCACCTTATAAATCACGGGTTTATAAGATCCTCGCAGAATGCTTCAAACTCCTTCTCATTCACATTTTGAAGCATCGAAACCTAGAGGAAGACGCATATATACGAGAAATATAAAGAGCAAGTCCAACGAAAATTTATTGTGCTGGGTTGAATTAGGCCTGCTATGCCCGTGAGAGTTCAAGCATAAGTTACTTTTGTTTATACAAAAGCTTACTCTTTTTAGTGTATTTAAGCAGAGATGACGCTTGGCATCAATTAAATATTTCCAGGGAAGAATAGAGTGGATATTTTTTATATCGATATTTTCATTCGCTCTCAATTCGTATAATGCAAATGTCATGATCTTCTCTTTCAAATCCCAAGGGAGGTCATTCTCATATAACCGTGATGCTATCTGTAGACTTcccttcttcttcatttccaTCAAGTTCCAGAAGTATTTTCTatactaaaaataataaattaacttTCTTTACCAAGTTGAAAGATTCTGTTCGATTGGAACTTTTATACGAAGACTCGGTAGTCAGTACCCACCTGCAAAATTGCATTGACAAATATCAAAACGAATAGCATGCCGATAACAGAAATTTATGGTTTCATATTTTATGAGTGGTCATATCTTGCCATAACTGTGTCGTTAACCCGTCCCCCGCAAGGTCCTTTCTTGTCGTCAGCTATAAACGtcgaagacaaagaaaagaatgACGATCATGATCTTTTTCCACGGATTCATTCAACTTTGCTTTTGCTTCACCGCTGCCGGAAGCAGACTGCAGTGACTGTTCAAAAGGGATGGTTGTGGTAATGGCGTATTCACCAAGCTTATCAGACATGGATGTTTTGATTTTCCCCCAACCCCAACTTCAGAAGTGATGGATTTGTCCCAAAACCTGTATTGTGGCACATACAATACATGCAATTTTTGTCGAGTACACACACTGACACAAATTCAACAGTCTTCTGTCACACAGTTTTAGCTGTTCGATCAGATCTAACGGTTAAATGTGTTAGACACTGAATGCCTGTGGGTACTTGAGAAACATGGGTGGTTCAATTATCTAACAAATATTGGTtgattgacccaaaaaaaaaaatgacacctcgacaaatataaataataacaataaattaaCCTAATTCTGTGAGATCGAATGTAATTTAATCAAATCACGTAGGGTACTTGTAGCTTCAGTTGGcagagaaattttttagtgtgccGGAAACACGGTTCAATATACCAATTGTCACAATACAATTAGTAGAATTTTCTTTTTAAGTTTCtgaccaattgtattattacacttgGTACCAAACGTATTCCATGGTGAAGAACATTTTCATTTTGATTGGGATCTTTGTTTTGAATCCCCTTTATTTCTAAGTTCTaacacaaaaattgaaaatcgaaaaTTGAAATGGCTATCAAACAGGAAAACAGGTCACGGATTATGGAAAAAACATGAACGGACTTCTATATCTGATCTCAAACATCAGAATCCGACTTTTCACAGGAATTCGTTAACGAATAATGactataaatatatacaaatcaataaaaaaataagaagattGTTTGCTAAGCACACCCAATTGAGCAAGCACCTTGGCAGCCAGAGATTTCATATCACTATCTTTCTTCTGAGCAATATATATCCACTAATGCCGTATGTGCTGAAGTTCCATACTTCAGATTCAACTAATGCCATATGTGCTGAAGTTCCATACTTCGGATTCAACTCATTAACCCAAAAAATCATTTCCAAAGCCTTGAGAGATTTTCCATGCAAACTGGGAACTTGTGAACTCAGTAATTTTATCATCGAGCACTTTGCCGCCATGCTCTATTCCTTAGTCATCAAGCAACGTCAAAAGCGCATCGAGAGAAGCTTCACAAGCTCCGAAATCTTCCTACCCAAGCAATCTCACAAGGGGTTCTACAGCATTGGCCTTTACTAGGCAGAATGAAGATTCTACTGTACAGATGCCTTGGTGTGCAAGGCAGCCAAGTTCCGGTGCAGAGAAGCAGCCCTGGAAAACTGCACGCTTCTTAATCGGCTTGCTCAAGCTTTTGGAGCTTTCTGATAGCTGTTTAAGCGAAATGGCAGTGTATTGTTTTGTCAAAGAAGTTCCAGAAGGTAGTAGCTCCACCAGCACTGGTATAATACCGGCTTCAGCTACTTTTCTCTGCCATTCCTGATTTGTCGGAACTGTGAAATTAATGGCGAAGAGCTCCAACAGCATTCTCGGTTACCCGCCTTCTGCACAAGGCATCTCAGTTCCCATCAGTTAGACAATTGCAGATGATTTCAACTGCCTCAGCATCTAGAAGCCACCGCGCCATCTGCGCGTCCTTTGGAAGATTAGCAATGATCCCCATTGCAGCAGCTATCTCCTCCACATCATTAGAACTTTTTACAATCCTTAGCAAGGTCTCGACGCACCTTTGACTATGTGC from Malus domestica chromosome 01, GDT2T_hap1 includes:
- the LOC139192304 gene encoding uncharacterized protein; translated protein: MEGMKQKEGGRKEPGRKGGRKVEGMWKEGGRKEPSRKGGRNEVEGGRWKEIEGRWKECGRKEPGRKGGRKVEGRNQGEKVEGMWKEGGRKEPGRKGGRKEPGRKGGRWKEIEGRWNECGRKQKEGGRSTKKYLDIFLFLK